GTTTCGGCTACGTCGGCCGTATCATTGATAATTCCTTTGGAAGGCGACTTACGTTTGAATTCCGCAATAATCCCCGACGAGCGAAACTCCTGAACCGCATCCCGTGCCGACAGGCCCATTCGTTTGAAGTCGGGCATTTGTTCCAGCACAGCTATCGGGGTGGTTTCTTTCCGCTGGGCTACTTCGATTCGTTTTTGGGCTATGATTTGATCAAGAATGGTCATTTCTGAATGAATGAATAATGAGTAATGGATAATGAAAAATGGTGGTTTTGGGATATGTCCACTTTTCATTGTGCATTATGCATTGTCCACTGTACATTATGTATGGATCAATTTCTTAAAACTTGCCAGCGCTCGACCACTTTCCAGCGATTCGCGGGCGATGGCGACGGCTTCTTCCTGACTTTGAGCCTTTCCAGCTGCCAGTAGGGCCATTGCCGAGTTGGCTAAAACGGCTTGCTTCTGTGCAGGAGTTGCTTCGTCGTTCAACACATTCATAAAAATTTGCGCCGACTCATCCAGGGTCTGGCCACCTGCCAACGATTCGGGTGTTAAGGTATCCAGTCCCAACTCCTCTGGTTTTACAACCTGTTCGGTCTGATTACTAATAACTTTGAACGGCCCCGTTAGCGAAATCTCATCGTAGCCATCCAGCGCGTGCAAAATCATGAATCGCTTGTCGGTTTGCTGATAAAGGTACGCATATAATCGCGCCAATTCAAGGCTGAATACCCCAACAAGCTGTTTTTGAGGTTTGGCTGGGTTAATCATGGGACCGAGTACATTGAAAAATGTTTTTACCCCCAAATCCTTTCGGATGGGAGCCACATTTTTCATGGCGGGGTGGAAGAGGGGCGCGTGCAAAAAACAGATGCCTGCTGTTTCCATTTTGCGTTGTAACTCACCTGCATCGTTGGTGAATTTATACCCCAGTCGCTCCATCACCGTCGACGAACCTACGAGTGACGATACGCCGTGATTGCCATGCTTAGCTACGCTTTGCCCTGCACCCGCAACCACAAAGGACGATAGTGTAGAGATGTTGAATGTGTCTTTGCCATCGCCCCCGGTACCGCATAAATCCATTGGATCATAGGCCGATAGGTCGACCGGAAGACAGAGTTCAAGCATCGCATCGCGGAAGCCTTCCAGCTCTTCGAGCTTCAGGCTACGCATCATGTAAACCGTCAGAAACGAAGCGATCTGTGCTGCGTTGTATTGGCCCCGACCAATGCCCAGCAGTACCTCACGGGCCTGGTCTTTGGTCAGCGACTTGTATTCAAACAGATGATTTAGAATGGCTTTCATACG
This window of the Spirosoma aerolatum genome carries:
- the trpD gene encoding anthranilate phosphoribosyltransferase, which translates into the protein MKAILNHLFEYKSLTKDQAREVLLGIGRGQYNAAQIASFLTVYMMRSLKLEELEGFRDAMLELCLPVDLSAYDPMDLCGTGGDGKDTFNISTLSSFVVAGAGQSVAKHGNHGVSSLVGSSTVMERLGYKFTNDAGELQRKMETAGICFLHAPLFHPAMKNVAPIRKDLGVKTFFNVLGPMINPAKPQKQLVGVFSLELARLYAYLYQQTDKRFMILHALDGYDEISLTGPFKVISNQTEQVVKPEELGLDTLTPESLAGGQTLDESAQIFMNVLNDEATPAQKQAVLANSAMALLAAGKAQSQEEAVAIARESLESGRALASFKKLIHT